A genomic segment from Streptomyces sp. NBC_00654 encodes:
- a CDS encoding ATP-binding protein, whose translation MPQQAIFSAEPESVRAARRYVREATACQEPFVTEDALGTLELVASELVTNAVRYGTEPGDSLMVKVGAQPGSCRIEVHDTRRRRPRIRPASDERVRGRGMHLVEALAAQWGVDDREFGKIVWAVVVW comes from the coding sequence GTGCCGCAACAGGCGATCTTCTCCGCCGAGCCCGAGTCCGTCCGGGCTGCTCGGCGCTATGTGAGAGAGGCGACCGCCTGCCAGGAGCCGTTCGTCACCGAGGACGCGCTCGGAACCCTCGAACTCGTCGCGAGTGAACTGGTGACCAACGCCGTGCGGTACGGAACGGAGCCGGGCGACTCTCTGATGGTGAAGGTGGGTGCTCAGCCGGGTAGTTGCCGTATCGAGGTGCACGACACGCGTCGCAGGAGGCCGCGCATCAGGCCGGCATCGGACGAACGGGTCCGTGGCAGGGGTATGCATCTGGTCGAGGCGCTGGCAGCGCAGTGGGGTGTGGACGACCGTGAGTTCGGCAAGATTGTCTGGGCGGTGGTCGTGTGGTGA
- a CDS encoding helix-turn-helix transcriptional regulator, with product MSAPTVRRRQLGRTLRSIREKLGLKQEEAAERSGGRISPAKLSRIETARNAASAGDVEALLDLYGVTEADLRRDMIRLTREGSQRGWWQSYRSVLSPVYEDLISLEAEASTIRTWQLASIPGLLQTPQYAHAAIASTAMSKAITDRVQALVEVRLARQSVLSRSDPLRLRAIIGEAALRTQLPDASVMYDQLSRLVHFASMPNVDVQVLPITAPLTVGQTGSFSILGFGELAELSVVHLEQLTSALYVEDATQVNTYADAHESLTAAALSVEQSLDLITHARDQNP from the coding sequence GTGTCGGCACCGACAGTCAGACGGCGGCAGCTCGGCCGAACCTTGCGTTCGATTCGGGAAAAGCTCGGACTCAAGCAGGAAGAGGCTGCGGAGCGCTCCGGCGGTCGGATTTCGCCCGCCAAGCTCTCCCGTATCGAGACGGCGCGAAATGCAGCGTCGGCCGGCGACGTCGAGGCGCTACTCGACCTTTACGGCGTCACAGAAGCAGACCTCCGCCGCGACATGATTCGCCTCACACGTGAAGGTTCGCAGCGCGGGTGGTGGCAGTCGTACCGGTCGGTTCTGTCGCCGGTGTACGAAGACTTGATCAGCCTCGAAGCGGAGGCAAGCACGATCCGCACGTGGCAGCTCGCGTCCATTCCGGGCTTGTTGCAAACCCCGCAGTACGCGCACGCCGCAATCGCAAGTACCGCCATGTCAAAGGCGATCACTGACCGTGTGCAGGCGTTGGTCGAGGTCAGGCTTGCCCGGCAGTCGGTACTGTCCCGCAGCGATCCGCTGCGCCTACGAGCAATCATCGGCGAGGCTGCTCTCCGCACGCAACTCCCCGACGCCTCTGTGATGTACGACCAGTTGTCGCGCCTCGTGCACTTCGCGTCGATGCCCAATGTCGATGTTCAAGTACTCCCGATCACCGCACCGCTCACAGTCGGACAGACCGGCAGCTTTTCCATCCTCGGATTCGGTGAGCTGGCGGAGCTGAGCGTGGTGCACCTGGAGCAGCTGACCAGCGCCCTCTATGTCGAAGACGCGACGCAGGTGAACACGTATGCCGACGCGCACGAGTCGTTGACCGCCGCTGCGCTGTCGGTCGAGCAGTCACTCGACCTGATCACACATGCAAGGGACCAAAATCCATGA
- a CDS encoding DUF397 domain-containing protein, giving the protein MTIADSSTLTVTWWKSSASHAQSDCVECGVISPSAVAIRDSKYPSGPALLFSYEALTAMVGAVATGRL; this is encoded by the coding sequence ATGACTATCGCCGACTCTTCAACCCTGACCGTGACCTGGTGGAAGTCCAGCGCCTCACACGCTCAGTCCGACTGTGTCGAGTGCGGCGTCATCAGTCCGTCAGCTGTCGCCATCCGCGACAGTAAGTACCCATCCGGACCAGCCCTGCTCTTCAGCTATGAGGCGCTTACGGCGATGGTGGGAGCAGTCGCAACCGGACGCCTGTGA
- the casA gene encoding type I-E CRISPR-associated protein Cse1/CasA, which yields MPSDLPECPTAYAELSAASRTAWGKHDRKTEQWLPLWRHMADSAAVAGKLWDAWVPANVKALVAEVFPRGAADARQVAVYLACVHDIGKATPAFACQVDGLADRMRQAGLDMPYEKQFGVDRRMAPHGLAGQLLLQEWLGERFGWSGRVSGQFAVVAGGHHGTPPDHQQIHDLGLHPRLLRTRGDSEDAWRSVQYELMDACARRAGVEERFAAWGSVRLPQPVQVVLTAIVIVSDWIASASELFPYEPSSWSPLGAMGEARRLGAAWAGLDLPGPWVAAQPDGTAAELFRERFDLPDGAGIRPVQEAAVRVARQMPPAGLLIVEAPMGEGKTEAAFAAAEILAARTGAGGCLVALPTRATGDAMFPRLLSWLARLPADGPRSVVLAHAKAALNEVWSGMTRAGHRTIAAVELDAPDAAVSRAGAADPSHPSELHAHQWLRGRKKALLASFAVGTIDQVLFAGLKSRHLALRHLAVAGKVVIIDEVHAYDAYMNAYLDRVLEWLAAYRVPVVMLSATLPAKRRRELAAAYAGEETGELADALNLPDDAYPLLTAAAPGGAVLTARPEPASGRRTEVTLERLDDDPSRLVERLADELRDGGCALVVRNTVDRVLEAAEHLRAYFGPDAVTVAHSRFLAADRARKDTDLRERFGPGGGRPAGPHIVVASQVVEQSLDIDFDLLVTDLAPVDLMLQRMGRLHRHPRTRPPRLVRARCLVTGVADWSADPPEPVRGSLAVYQGPHTLLRALAVLGPHLDGAPVVLPDHISPLVQAAYDERPVGPDRWAPVLADARRAYATRLADKQERADVFRLGPVRRAGRPVVGWLDGNAGDADDSRSGRAQVRDSEETLEVLVVQRHEDGRLTTVGWLDGGRGGLDLPEHAPPTRQAAEAVAASALTLPRPLTHPGAIDRTIAELERWVVPAWQVKECPWLAGELLLVLDEECRTRLSGFELHYSSADGLRVTAVGAPKAKGPDPMTPPSFDLVSRPWLPVQRKDGTTAELSLLEVFAQAGSVRRLVGDLPTQELALLRLLLAILYDALDEAEAGAAGAPAELEDWEELWRAEDSLSVVAGYLDRHRERFDLLHPERPFFQVAGLHTEKHEVASLNRIVADVPNGEAFFSMRRPGVDRLGLAEAARWLVHTHAYDSSGIKSGMEGDDRVKGGKVYPQGVGWAGGLGGVLAEGATLRETLLLNLIPTGEGILTADRKADLPVWRRETPPGPGVLEHDPSVPRPAGPRDLYTWQSRRLLLHSEGSDVTGVVLGYGDPLAHANRWNAEPMTGWRRSQAQEKKLGRPLVYLPRQHDPSRAAWRGLASLLYAQKSDSDTTGRGTDQSRPSGVVRWLTLLTSEDVLPKQSLIRTRLIGAVYGTQQSVVDEVVDDGVTLPVVLLHQDRPLYGAAAVDAVADAERAVAALGQLAGNLARAAGSEPGPHTDTARDLGFGALDGPYRQWLAGLGAAQDPEAARVAWQAVARRIVLDLGRQLLDTAGRAAAEGRVVELPRVGKRWVDSSRADLWFRTRINQVLPKPPPDPPAPPAS from the coding sequence ATGCCCAGCGATCTTCCCGAATGCCCCACCGCCTACGCCGAGTTGTCCGCCGCATCCCGGACCGCCTGGGGCAAGCACGACCGGAAGACCGAGCAGTGGCTGCCCTTGTGGCGGCACATGGCGGACAGTGCCGCGGTCGCCGGGAAGCTGTGGGACGCGTGGGTGCCCGCGAATGTGAAGGCGCTCGTCGCGGAGGTGTTCCCGCGCGGGGCCGCCGATGCCCGGCAGGTTGCCGTCTATCTGGCCTGTGTCCATGACATCGGGAAGGCCACCCCCGCCTTCGCCTGCCAGGTGGACGGGCTCGCCGACCGGATGCGGCAGGCCGGGCTCGACATGCCGTACGAGAAGCAGTTCGGCGTGGACCGCAGGATGGCCCCGCACGGGCTGGCCGGACAGTTGCTCCTCCAGGAGTGGCTGGGCGAGCGGTTCGGTTGGAGTGGGCGGGTTTCCGGGCAGTTCGCCGTCGTAGCGGGTGGGCATCACGGGACGCCGCCGGATCATCAGCAGATCCATGATCTCGGTCTTCACCCACGGCTGTTGCGCACCCGGGGCGACAGCGAGGATGCCTGGCGCTCGGTGCAGTACGAGCTGATGGACGCGTGTGCACGACGGGCCGGGGTGGAGGAGCGGTTCGCGGCCTGGGGCTCCGTACGGCTGCCCCAGCCGGTGCAGGTGGTGCTCACGGCGATCGTGATCGTCTCGGACTGGATCGCCAGCGCGTCCGAGCTGTTCCCGTACGAGCCGTCCTCCTGGTCGCCACTCGGGGCCATGGGCGAGGCCCGACGGCTCGGTGCCGCCTGGGCCGGGCTCGATCTGCCCGGACCGTGGGTGGCGGCACAACCGGACGGCACAGCAGCCGAGTTGTTCCGGGAACGGTTCGACCTGCCGGACGGCGCCGGGATCAGGCCCGTACAGGAGGCAGCCGTACGGGTGGCCCGGCAGATGCCTCCCGCCGGGTTGCTGATCGTCGAAGCGCCCATGGGCGAAGGCAAGACCGAGGCGGCCTTCGCAGCGGCGGAGATCCTGGCGGCCAGGACCGGGGCCGGGGGCTGTCTGGTGGCCCTGCCTACGCGGGCGACCGGGGACGCGATGTTCCCGCGGTTGCTGAGCTGGCTCGCGCGGCTCCCTGCGGACGGCCCCCGGTCCGTGGTACTCGCCCACGCCAAGGCCGCCCTCAACGAGGTCTGGTCCGGGATGACGCGGGCCGGTCACCGTACGATCGCCGCCGTCGAGTTGGACGCCCCGGACGCCGCCGTGTCCCGCGCCGGAGCCGCCGATCCGTCCCACCCCTCCGAACTGCACGCCCACCAGTGGCTGCGCGGCCGGAAGAAGGCGCTGCTCGCCTCATTCGCCGTGGGCACCATCGACCAGGTGCTCTTCGCCGGGCTCAAGAGCCGGCACCTGGCGCTGCGGCATCTGGCGGTCGCGGGCAAGGTCGTCATCATCGACGAGGTGCACGCCTACGACGCGTACATGAACGCCTATCTCGACCGCGTACTGGAGTGGCTGGCGGCCTACCGGGTGCCCGTCGTGATGCTCTCCGCGACGCTTCCGGCGAAGCGGCGCAGGGAACTGGCCGCCGCGTACGCCGGTGAGGAGACGGGCGAGCTCGCCGACGCCCTGAACCTCCCCGACGACGCCTACCCCCTCCTCACCGCCGCCGCGCCCGGCGGAGCCGTCCTGACCGCGCGCCCCGAACCAGCGTCGGGGCGCCGTACCGAAGTGACGCTCGAACGTCTCGACGACGACCCTTCACGGCTCGTGGAGCGACTGGCCGACGAGCTCCGGGACGGCGGGTGCGCACTGGTCGTACGCAACACAGTCGACCGGGTACTGGAGGCGGCCGAGCACTTGCGTGCGTACTTCGGCCCGGACGCCGTGACCGTGGCGCACTCGCGGTTCCTGGCGGCCGACCGGGCGCGCAAGGACACCGACCTGCGCGAGAGGTTCGGACCCGGGGGCGGCCGGCCCGCCGGGCCGCACATCGTCGTGGCCAGCCAGGTCGTCGAACAGTCGCTGGACATCGACTTCGACCTCCTGGTCACCGACCTCGCCCCCGTCGACCTGATGCTCCAGCGCATGGGGCGGCTGCACCGCCACCCACGTACCCGCCCGCCCCGGCTCGTACGGGCCCGTTGCCTGGTGACGGGTGTGGCGGACTGGAGCGCCGACCCGCCCGAACCCGTACGCGGCTCGCTCGCCGTCTACCAGGGGCCGCACACGCTGCTCCGGGCGCTGGCCGTGCTCGGGCCGCATCTCGACGGAGCCCCGGTGGTGCTGCCGGACCACATCAGCCCGCTGGTCCAGGCCGCGTACGACGAGCGGCCTGTCGGCCCGGACCGGTGGGCTCCCGTGCTGGCCGATGCCCGGCGTGCGTACGCGACCCGGCTCGCCGACAAACAGGAGCGCGCGGATGTGTTCCGGCTCGGTCCGGTACGCAGGGCGGGGCGGCCCGTAGTCGGCTGGCTGGACGGCAACGCGGGAGACGCCGACGACAGCCGCAGTGGACGGGCTCAGGTACGCGACAGCGAGGAGACCCTTGAGGTGCTGGTCGTCCAACGGCACGAGGACGGCCGGCTGACCACCGTGGGCTGGCTCGACGGCGGGCGCGGCGGACTGGACCTCCCGGAGCACGCGCCTCCGACACGCCAGGCCGCCGAAGCGGTGGCCGCGAGCGCACTGACGCTTCCTCGGCCGCTCACCCATCCGGGTGCAATCGACAGGACCATCGCGGAGCTTGAGCGATGGGTGGTTCCGGCCTGGCAGGTGAAGGAATGCCCCTGGCTGGCCGGCGAACTGCTGCTCGTCCTCGACGAGGAGTGCCGGACCCGCCTGTCAGGCTTCGAACTCCACTACAGCTCGGCCGACGGACTCCGTGTGACCGCCGTCGGCGCGCCCAAGGCAAAGGGACCCGACCCCATGACGCCGCCCTCCTTCGATCTCGTCTCCCGGCCCTGGCTGCCCGTACAGCGCAAGGACGGAACCACCGCCGAACTGTCGCTCCTGGAGGTCTTCGCCCAGGCGGGCAGCGTACGACGGCTGGTGGGTGATCTTCCCACCCAGGAACTGGCCCTGCTGCGACTGCTGTTGGCGATCCTGTACGACGCCCTCGACGAGGCGGAGGCAGGCGCGGCAGGCGCTCCGGCGGAGCTGGAGGACTGGGAGGAGCTGTGGCGTGCGGAGGATTCGCTCTCCGTCGTCGCCGGGTATCTCGACCGGCACCGCGAGCGCTTCGATCTACTCCACCCCGAGCGCCCGTTCTTCCAGGTCGCCGGGCTGCACACGGAGAAGCACGAGGTCGCCTCGCTGAACCGGATCGTGGCCGACGTACCGAACGGAGAGGCGTTCTTCTCGATGCGCCGGCCAGGTGTGGACCGGCTGGGGCTCGCCGAAGCGGCTCGCTGGCTGGTCCACACCCACGCGTACGACTCGTCCGGCATCAAGTCCGGGATGGAGGGCGATGACCGGGTCAAGGGCGGGAAGGTCTACCCGCAGGGCGTGGGATGGGCGGGCGGTCTCGGCGGCGTCCTCGCGGAAGGCGCCACGCTGCGCGAGACGCTCCTGCTGAACCTGATTCCGACGGGCGAGGGCATCCTGACGGCGGACCGGAAGGCTGATCTGCCCGTCTGGCGTCGCGAGACACCGCCCGGCCCCGGCGTGCTGGAGCACGACCCGTCCGTGCCCCGGCCTGCCGGTCCGCGCGACCTCTACACCTGGCAGTCCCGGCGACTGCTCCTCCACAGCGAGGGCAGCGACGTCACAGGGGTCGTCCTCGGCTACGGAGACCCGCTCGCCCACGCCAACCGGTGGAACGCGGAACCCATGACGGGCTGGCGGCGCAGCCAGGCGCAGGAGAAGAAGTTGGGCCGTCCGCTGGTCTACCTGCCGCGCCAGCACGATCCGAGCCGAGCCGCCTGGCGCGGTCTGGCAAGCCTGCTGTACGCGCAGAAGTCGGACAGCGATACGACGGGCAGGGGGACGGACCAGAGCCGGCCCTCCGGAGTGGTGAGATGGCTGACCCTGCTGACCAGTGAGGACGTCCTCCCGAAGCAGTCGCTGATCCGTACGCGGCTCATCGGTGCGGTGTACGGGACGCAGCAGTCCGTGGTCGACGAGGTGGTCGACGACGGTGTCACCCTGCCAGTCGTCCTGCTCCACCAGGACCGCCCGCTGTACGGCGCGGCCGCGGTCGACGCGGTGGCGGACGCCGAGCGGGCCGTGGCGGCCCTGGGGCAGTTGGCCGGGAATCTGGCACGTGCGGCGGGTTCGGAGCCGGGGCCGCACACGGACACCGCCCGCGATCTGGGGTTCGGGGCGCTGGACGGACCGTACCGGCAGTGGCTGGCGGGGCTCGGGGCGGCACAGGACCCGGAAGCCGCACGCGTCGCGTGGCAGGCCGTCGCCCGCCGGATCGTTCTGGACCTCGGCCGTCAGCTGCTCGACACGGCGGGGCGGGCCGCGGCAGAGGGGCGGGTGGTGGAGCTTCCCCGCGTCGGCAAGCGCTGGGTGGACAGCTCGCGGGCGGACCTGTGGTTCCGGACCCGGATCAACCAGGTGCTGCCGAAGCCCCCACCGGACCCGCCCGCTCCCCCGGCCTCCTAG
- the casB gene encoding type I-E CRISPR-associated protein Cse2/CasB, which yields MTTTTTGAAAEGSSPVTDGPAEAPSEHGLVAQATGQYIARLQPRYLKDNPAAVSELARLRRGAGKRVHQVQDLWGVGGLEELARLLADRPDFHRREDAEEAVFLASTLWALHQQSGRDHGMYQRRQTLGGAVRTLMRLDSGPGADEERDSPLRTRLVRVGTAESVESVAVRLREIVLLLRGAQVPLDYARLAGQLYRWQSRPGRAGVQREWGREFHLAAAPRAKAKDTEAPDGGDAIDLSLSVDEEYGGYASGE from the coding sequence ATGACCACGACGACGACCGGCGCAGCCGCCGAAGGCTCCTCCCCCGTTACAGACGGCCCAGCCGAGGCGCCTTCGGAACACGGCCTGGTCGCGCAGGCGACAGGCCAGTACATCGCGCGCCTTCAGCCGCGGTACCTCAAGGACAACCCGGCGGCCGTGTCGGAGCTCGCCCGACTGCGGCGCGGGGCAGGCAAGCGGGTGCACCAGGTGCAGGACCTGTGGGGAGTCGGCGGCCTGGAGGAACTGGCCCGGCTGCTCGCGGACCGGCCGGACTTCCACCGCCGGGAGGACGCCGAGGAGGCGGTCTTTCTCGCTTCGACGCTTTGGGCACTGCACCAGCAGTCCGGGCGCGATCACGGCATGTACCAGAGAAGGCAGACCCTGGGCGGCGCGGTGCGCACCCTGATGCGGCTGGACAGCGGGCCGGGCGCCGACGAGGAGAGGGACTCTCCGCTACGTACACGACTGGTCCGAGTCGGTACCGCCGAGTCGGTCGAGTCTGTCGCCGTACGGCTGAGGGAGATCGTTCTTCTCCTGCGCGGAGCACAAGTGCCGCTCGACTACGCCCGCCTGGCCGGTCAGCTCTACCGCTGGCAGTCCCGGCCGGGGCGTGCCGGTGTGCAACGGGAATGGGGGCGCGAGTTCCATCTCGCCGCCGCTCCTCGCGCCAAGGCCAAGGACACCGAAGCCCCGGACGGCGGTGACGCGATCGATCTGTCGCTGAGCGTGGATGAGGAGTACGGCGGCTACGCCTCCGGGGAGTGA
- the cas7e gene encoding type I-E CRISPR-associated protein Cas7/Cse4/CasC has product MTRTILDIHILQTVPPSNLNRDDTGTPKSATYGGVRRSRVSSQAWKRATREAFSELLDTSQLGIRTKKVAEVLAGRILALDPSPTRATALEMAAETMQVATGSKITVPTRKNKEDVEDPAGESTYLMFLSGRQFDALAGLAVEGGKGGDIKALKAFLKVKENRARAKQLAGTEHSVDIALFGRMVADSTDLNVDAAAQVAHALSVHAVEVESDYYTAVDDRNTDAEAGAGMIGSIDFNSATLYRYAAVDVDQLQRNLGTGQREDRPVEPTRQAVTAFLESFITSLPTGKINTFANQTLPTAVIVKVRSRRPVSYVAAFEKPVGMGKGGGFLQKSCERLATFVPGLESSYGLADSGQGWVLRMGEETAALAALGAEVNLSGLLSAVGDAVEARLTPEVPAARQSGDPALAAETGA; this is encoded by the coding sequence GTGACCAGGACGATCCTTGACATCCACATCCTCCAGACCGTCCCGCCGAGCAACCTGAACAGGGACGACACCGGTACGCCCAAATCCGCGACGTACGGGGGCGTACGACGGTCACGGGTATCCAGCCAGGCATGGAAGCGGGCCACGCGCGAGGCGTTCTCGGAGCTGCTGGACACGTCCCAGCTGGGTATCCGGACGAAGAAGGTCGCAGAGGTACTGGCCGGCCGCATTCTCGCCCTCGACCCTTCGCCGACGCGTGCCACGGCCCTGGAGATGGCCGCCGAGACGATGCAGGTGGCAACCGGATCGAAGATCACCGTGCCCACCCGCAAGAACAAGGAGGACGTGGAGGATCCTGCCGGGGAGTCCACGTACCTCATGTTCCTGAGTGGCCGCCAGTTCGACGCTCTCGCGGGACTGGCCGTCGAGGGAGGCAAGGGCGGTGACATCAAGGCTCTCAAGGCCTTCCTCAAGGTCAAGGAGAACAGGGCACGCGCCAAACAGTTGGCGGGCACCGAACACTCCGTGGACATCGCGCTGTTCGGGCGAATGGTCGCGGACTCGACCGACCTCAACGTGGACGCCGCGGCCCAGGTCGCCCACGCCCTGAGCGTGCACGCGGTGGAGGTCGAGTCGGACTACTACACGGCGGTCGACGACAGGAACACGGACGCCGAGGCAGGTGCCGGGATGATCGGCTCCATCGACTTCAACTCGGCGACCCTCTACCGGTACGCGGCGGTCGATGTCGACCAACTGCAGAGGAATCTGGGCACCGGACAGCGCGAGGACCGGCCCGTGGAGCCCACGCGGCAAGCGGTCACCGCCTTCCTCGAAAGCTTTATCACCTCGCTCCCGACCGGGAAGATCAATACCTTCGCCAACCAGACCCTGCCGACCGCGGTGATCGTCAAGGTCCGCTCGCGGCGGCCGGTCAGTTACGTCGCGGCCTTCGAGAAGCCCGTCGGCATGGGCAAGGGCGGCGGCTTCCTCCAGAAGAGCTGCGAGCGGCTCGCCACGTTCGTACCCGGGCTGGAGAGCAGTTATGGGCTGGCCGACAGCGGGCAGGGCTGGGTGCTCCGGATGGGCGAGGAGACTGCGGCACTGGCAGCACTCGGGGCCGAGGTGAACCTGTCCGGACTGCTGTCTGCTGTGGGGGACGCCGTGGAGGCGAGGCTGACCCCGGAGGTCCCGGCCGCCCGGCAGAGCGGGGACCCGGCCCTCGCCGCGGAGACCGGGGCATGA
- the cas5e gene encoding type I-E CRISPR-associated protein Cas5/CasD produces the protein MSVLLLRLAGPLQSWGSAARFTRRTTENAPTKSGIIGLLAAAQGRGRDADLADLAALEFGVRIDQPGTRLRDFQTAHHGDTDKAMPLSERFYLADAVFVAGVSGEAALMQRLYEALLEPVFLPYLGRRSCPPAQPIPIGEPLASSLEQALRDAEWEASDWYKDRLAATCRPDGEELGLHLDCPPGQEPDITLRDLPLSFDPRNRRYALRGVHSRTVPRPAAPPAHEPTALLPPVTPRTD, from the coding sequence ATGAGCGTGCTGCTGCTGCGGCTCGCGGGTCCCCTCCAGTCCTGGGGGTCCGCAGCCCGGTTCACGCGCCGCACGACAGAGAACGCACCGACGAAGAGCGGGATCATCGGTCTCCTCGCCGCAGCCCAGGGTCGTGGGCGGGACGCCGACCTCGCCGATCTGGCAGCCCTGGAGTTCGGTGTCCGGATCGATCAGCCGGGCACGCGGCTCCGCGACTTCCAGACCGCGCACCACGGCGACACGGACAAGGCCATGCCGTTGTCGGAACGCTTCTACCTCGCGGACGCGGTGTTCGTGGCGGGTGTGAGCGGCGAGGCCGCGCTGATGCAACGGCTGTACGAGGCGTTGCTGGAGCCCGTGTTCCTGCCCTATCTCGGGCGGCGTTCCTGCCCGCCCGCGCAGCCGATCCCGATCGGGGAGCCGTTGGCATCAAGCCTCGAACAGGCCCTGCGCGACGCGGAATGGGAAGCGTCCGACTGGTACAAGGACCGCCTCGCGGCCACGTGCCGCCCTGACGGGGAGGAGCTCGGTCTCCATCTGGACTGCCCGCCCGGCCAGGAGCCGGACATCACGCTGCGCGACCTGCCCCTGAGCTTCGATCCCCGCAACCGGCGGTACGCGCTGCGGGGCGTCCACAGCAGAACCGTCCCCCGGCCCGCCGCACCACCGGCCCACGAACCGACCGCCCTGCTCCCGCCCGTCACACCGAGGACCGACTGA
- the cas6e gene encoding type I-E CRISPR-associated protein Cas6/Cse3/CasE: MYLTRFRVNTGRSDARQLLGSPHRLHGAVNMSFPTPPPRDGSGPRVLWRVDRNGTSETLLYITGPTRPDLTHLVEQAGWPASDEPGWTTFAYEQFLSTLHAGDTWGFRLTANPVHNIRHPFLKEGERTKRAAHRTTLHQMRWLLQRQETSGFEIVQKPVERRLLEQGDEHELIVRDRIPLQFHRPPAKPSRNDVQITKVTFDGRLRVTEPERFRRTLTHGLGKAKAYGCGLMTLAPVRGKP, from the coding sequence ATGTACCTCACCCGCTTCCGAGTGAACACCGGCCGGTCAGATGCCCGGCAACTGCTCGGCTCGCCGCATCGCCTGCACGGGGCGGTGAACATGTCCTTCCCCACCCCTCCGCCCCGGGACGGGTCAGGCCCCCGGGTGCTGTGGCGGGTGGACCGGAACGGAACCTCCGAGACGCTCCTGTACATCACCGGTCCCACCCGCCCCGATCTGACGCACCTCGTCGAACAGGCCGGCTGGCCCGCCTCGGACGAACCCGGCTGGACGACGTTCGCGTACGAGCAGTTCCTCTCCACGCTCCACGCCGGGGACACCTGGGGGTTCAGGCTCACGGCGAACCCCGTCCACAACATCCGCCACCCGTTCCTCAAGGAGGGCGAACGCACGAAACGCGCCGCCCACCGGACCACGCTGCACCAGATGCGGTGGCTGCTCCAACGGCAGGAGACATCGGGCTTCGAGATCGTCCAGAAGCCGGTGGAGCGCCGGCTCCTGGAGCAGGGCGACGAGCACGAGCTGATCGTCCGAGACCGGATCCCCCTCCAGTTCCACCGGCCCCCGGCCAAGCCGAGCCGCAACGACGTACAGATCACCAAGGTCACGTTCGACGGCCGCCTGCGCGTCACCGAACCGGAGCGCTTCCGCCGTACGCTCACCCACGGCCTGGGCAAGGCCAAGGCGTACGGCTGCGGTCTGATGACCCTGGCACCGGTACGGGGGAAGCCATGA
- the cas1e gene encoding type I-E CRISPR-associated endonuclease Cas1e, whose product MSTVSRRGASSPRELTRVGDRLSFVYLERCTVHRDSNAITAEDADGVTHIPSATIGTLLLGPGTRVTHQAMALLGDSGAGVAWVGEHGVRYYAGGRALTRSSGLIEAQATAWANRRTRLNVARAMYRLRFPGEDTAGKTRQDLLRMEGRRLKDCYRQESLRTGVPWRRREYHRDDFSAGDAPNQAITAAAQCMYGVSHSVVVALGCSPGLGFVHSGHERSFVMDVADFYKTEIAIPAAFDAAVEGKDDIAARTRRMLRDSINRTGLLDRCVRDIKDLLGWDGKRDTSEAGGETQDRVTLQSDGDLHVESGHNYGDEPLW is encoded by the coding sequence ATGAGCACCGTCAGCCGCCGGGGTGCCTCCTCGCCCCGGGAACTCACGCGGGTCGGCGACCGGCTCTCGTTCGTCTATCTGGAGCGGTGCACCGTGCACCGGGACTCCAACGCGATCACGGCGGAGGACGCGGACGGCGTCACCCACATCCCGTCCGCCACGATCGGCACCCTCCTGCTCGGCCCGGGAACCCGCGTCACCCACCAGGCGATGGCTCTCCTGGGCGACAGCGGCGCGGGCGTGGCGTGGGTCGGTGAGCACGGAGTGCGGTATTACGCGGGCGGCCGGGCCCTGACACGTTCCTCGGGCCTGATCGAGGCACAGGCCACGGCCTGGGCGAACCGTCGCACCCGGCTGAACGTGGCACGCGCCATGTACCGCCTGCGTTTCCCGGGCGAGGACACGGCGGGAAAGACCCGGCAGGACCTCCTCAGGATGGAGGGCCGGCGCCTGAAGGACTGCTACCGGCAGGAGTCGCTGCGCACCGGCGTCCCGTGGCGCCGACGCGAGTACCACCGCGACGACTTCTCGGCGGGCGACGCCCCCAACCAGGCCATCACCGCAGCGGCTCAGTGCATGTACGGGGTCTCCCACTCCGTCGTCGTGGCCCTCGGCTGCTCTCCGGGCCTGGGCTTCGTCCACTCGGGGCACGAGCGCTCGTTCGTCATGGACGTGGCCGACTTCTACAAGACGGAGATCGCCATCCCAGCCGCCTTCGACGCGGCGGTCGAGGGAAAGGACGACATCGCGGCCCGGACCCGCCGGATGCTCCGGGACAGCATCAACCGGACCGGCCTCCTCGACCGCTGCGTAAGGGACATCAAGGACCTGCTGGGCTGGGACGGCAAACGCGACACAAGTGAGGCAGGGGGCGAGACACAGGACCGCGTCACGCTCCAGTCCGACGGAGACCTCCACGTCGAGAGCGGCCACAACTACGGAGACGAGCCCCTCTGGTGA